One window of the Streptobacillus felis genome contains the following:
- the rnc gene encoding ribonuclease III has product MKKMDFEELMSKINYTFKNKKLLLEALTHSSYVNEHNSPNIKDNERLEFLGDSVVDLITTEYIFTKNLNSTEGELSKFKSKIISETVFATISRDLDLGNYIFLSNGENISGGRERNSVLGDVFEALIGAIYLDSDYPTTREIVIKLLDSKIKNLDQIEWVSDYKSALQEITQLKFKVTPIYTVVKEDGPDHDKTFEVEVSVEDKVFGKGVAKSKKMAEKIAAKQAIEKLNKEQ; this is encoded by the coding sequence ATGAAAAAAATGGATTTTGAAGAATTAATGTCCAAAATTAATTACACATTTAAAAATAAGAAGCTATTATTAGAAGCTTTGACACATAGTTCTTATGTAAATGAACATAATTCTCCTAATATTAAAGACAATGAAAGATTGGAATTTTTAGGAGATTCTGTAGTGGATTTAATAACTACAGAATATATATTTACAAAAAATTTAAATAGTACTGAAGGAGAATTATCAAAATTTAAAAGTAAGATAATAAGTGAAACAGTATTTGCAACTATTTCAAGAGATTTAGATTTAGGAAACTATATTTTTTTAAGTAATGGTGAAAATATATCAGGAGGAAGAGAAAGAAATTCTGTTCTAGGTGATGTATTCGAAGCTTTAATAGGTGCTATATACTTAGATTCGGATTATCCAACTACAAGAGAAATTGTAATAAAATTATTAGACTCTAAAATTAAAAATTTAGATCAAATTGAATGGGTTTCAGATTACAAATCAGCATTGCAAGAAATAACACAATTAAAATTTAAGGTTACACCTATATATACGGTTGTAAAAGAAGATGGTCCAGATCACGATAAAACATTTGAAGTTGAAGTTTCAGTTGAGGATAAAGTATTTGGTAAAGGTGTAGCAAAAAGTAAAAAAATGGCAGAAAAAATTGCAGCTAAACAAGCTATAGAGAAATTAAATAAGGAGCAATAG
- a CDS encoding glucose-1-phosphate adenylyltransferase, producing the protein MEVLAMILAGGRGSRLDILSEERVKPSVPFASKFRIIDFTLSNCSNSGIYDVALLTQYLPLSLNEHIGSGKPWDFDRRDSSITLLQPHESLKGQSWYQGTADAIRQNLAFIKNKAPKYVLILSGDHIYKMNYKWMLEEHKRNNAELTIAAINVPYEEASRFGIFEVDENRKILSFEEKPKHPKSNFASMGIYIFNTETLIKYIEESEVPDLDFGKHIIPKLIEDQRGVFVHYYDSYWMDVGTYDSYLEANLDLIKKSEEVGINLYDPNWKIYTRSEDMAPVRIGVTGSVLNSLICNGCKIEGRVENSVLGPGVTIRKGATVRNSIIFSNSYIDENTHLDTVILDKKVYIGKNSLIGHGDDYRPNNDKPDLLSKGISVIGKNAKLGNSTIIERNVRIFSKVELLNDGNYIRSGETIKK; encoded by the coding sequence ATGGAAGTATTGGCAATGATTTTAGCCGGTGGGCGTGGATCTAGGTTAGATATTCTTTCAGAAGAGAGGGTAAAACCAAGCGTTCCTTTTGCAAGTAAATTTAGAATTATAGACTTTACACTTAGTAATTGTTCTAATTCTGGTATTTATGATGTTGCTTTGTTAACACAGTATTTACCTTTATCTTTAAATGAACACATTGGATCTGGTAAACCGTGGGATTTTGACAGAAGAGATTCAAGTATTACTTTATTACAACCTCATGAAAGTTTGAAAGGACAATCTTGGTATCAGGGTACAGCTGATGCTATAAGACAGAACTTAGCATTTATTAAAAATAAGGCACCTAAATATGTACTTATACTATCAGGTGATCATATTTATAAAATGAACTATAAGTGGATGCTAGAAGAACATAAGAGAAATAATGCAGAATTAACTATAGCTGCAATAAATGTACCTTATGAAGAAGCTTCTAGATTTGGAATTTTTGAAGTTGATGAAAATCGTAAAATATTGAGCTTTGAAGAAAAACCTAAACATCCAAAAAGCAATTTTGCATCTATGGGAATATATATATTCAATACAGAAACATTAATTAAATATATAGAAGAAAGTGAAGTTCCTGATTTAGACTTTGGAAAACACATTATTCCAAAATTAATAGAAGACCAAAGAGGAGTTTTTGTACATTACTATGATTCATATTGGATGGACGTAGGAACTTACGATTCTTATTTAGAAGCTAATTTAGATTTAATTAAAAAATCTGAAGAAGTAGGAATAAATTTATATGATCCAAATTGGAAAATATATACTAGAAGTGAAGACATGGCACCAGTAAGAATAGGTGTTACTGGAAGTGTACTAAATTCTTTAATTTGTAATGGGTGTAAAATTGAAGGAAGAGTTGAAAATTCAGTTTTAGGACCAGGAGTTACAATAAGAAAAGGTGCTACAGTAAGAAATAGTATAATTTTTTCTAATTCATATATTGATGAAAATACACATTTAGATACTGTAATACTTGATAAAAAAGTATATATAGGTAAAAATTCATTAATAGGTCATGGAGATGACTATAGACCTAATAATGATAAGCCTGATTTACTTTCAAAAGGTATAAGTGTTATAGGTAAGAATGCAAAATTAGGTAATAGTACTATAATAGAAAGAAATGTAAGAATTTTTTCTAAAGTTGAATTACTAAATGATGGAAACTATATACGTAGTGGAGAAACAATAAAAAAATAA
- a CDS encoding restriction endonuclease subunit S: MNKSTSGTIPLVSHQHKNNGVSKYVGNYGDRKIFNFNDTISLADRGVFKASTQNENFYIGTRVKALQFKDGNKSLEQRLFIVSQINKLQVFFEDYSINATDSLPNLKIELPFNNKKLDFKFMEDFIRVIEKLVIKDVVLWAEKKIQATKKIINT; encoded by the coding sequence ATAAACAAATCCACGAGTGGAACTATCCCTTTAGTATCGCATCAACACAAAAATAATGGAGTATCTAAGTATGTAGGTAATTATGGAGATAGGAAAATTTTTAATTTTAATGATACAATTTCATTAGCTGATAGAGGTGTTTTTAAAGCCAGTACACAAAATGAAAATTTCTATATTGGGACAAGAGTAAAAGCTTTACAATTTAAAGATGGTAATAAGTCGTTAGAACAAAGGTTGTTTATTGTATCACAAATAAATAAATTACAAGTGTTCTTTGAAGACTATTCTATAAATGCTACAGATAGTCTACCAAATTTAAAAATTGAGTTGCCTTTTAACAATAAAAAACTTGATTTTAAATTTATGGAAGATTTTATAAGAGTTATTGAAAAACTTGTCATAAAAGATGTTGTTTTATGGGCTGAGAAAAAAATACAAGCTACAAAAAAAATAATAAATACTTAA
- the coaD gene encoding pantetheine-phosphate adenylyltransferase has protein sequence MNSKVIYPGSFDPITKGHLDIIKRSSKLFDELIIGVFINSSKKQWFTTDERVELIKKVLEKEGITNVKVVQFSGLLVDYIKKENIDILVRGLRAVSDYEYELQVTLTNEALTTKQFETIFLTASREYLYLSSSIVKEIALNDGDLKGFVPNVIIPDIYEKVKMIKNGK, from the coding sequence ATGAATTCTAAAGTTATATATCCTGGAAGTTTTGATCCTATAACTAAGGGTCATTTAGATATAATAAAAAGAAGTTCGAAGTTATTTGATGAATTAATAATTGGTGTATTTATTAATTCTTCAAAAAAACAATGGTTTACTACTGATGAAAGAGTAGAATTAATTAAAAAAGTATTAGAAAAAGAAGGGATTACTAATGTAAAAGTTGTTCAATTTTCTGGTTTACTTGTTGATTATATAAAAAAAGAAAATATTGATATTTTAGTAAGGGGTTTAAGAGCGGTATCTGATTACGAATATGAATTACAAGTAACACTTACTAACGAAGCACTTACTACTAAACAATTCGAAACTATATTTTTAACGGCTTCAAGAGAATATCTTTATTTAAGTTCTAGTATAGTAAAAGAAATAGCATTAAATGACGGAGATTTAAAAGGATTCGTACCTAATGTAATAATACCAGATATTTATGAAAAGGTAAAAATGATAAAAAATGGCAAATAA
- a CDS encoding glycogen synthase has protein sequence MKIVYVASEVYPFFKTGGLADVLQALPKKMSELGHEVSVIMPKYDKIPLKFLEKMEFVNSTEINGEIFNLVRYSVENKMNYYFIENRNFYERGRVYGDLDEDYQYALFCEATLILLKNINLQADILHCNDWQTGPLPYFLKNRYKHDPFYWDMRVVFSIHNLMYQGRFNNYSFDKLGYYRNSNFLNFMEMGITYADLVNTVSPSYAEEIKYPYFAEGLEWLTSNKKIYGILNGIDYEIYNPETNINIQNFNVKNLEIKKENKRKIQDIFDFKKDETILITLISRLVEGKGLDLISSKIEEILMHDSVQVVILGSGSKYYEDYYKYLEYKYPNKFKAYIGYSEEMADLLYAGSDLFLMPSRYEPCGLSQMIAMRYGTIPLVRETGGLRDTVKPFNEFTEEGNGFSFSNFNADDMLNTIRYAEHIYYDKKKEWDKLVKKNMLIDNSWNKSAKEYEKIYNLAKMTP, from the coding sequence ATGAAAATTGTATATGTAGCATCAGAAGTATATCCTTTTTTTAAAACGGGTGGACTTGCAGATGTATTACAGGCATTACCCAAAAAAATGTCAGAATTAGGGCATGAAGTATCAGTAATTATGCCGAAATATGATAAAATTCCATTAAAATTTCTAGAAAAAATGGAATTTGTTAATAGTACAGAAATTAATGGAGAAATATTTAATTTGGTAAGATATAGTGTTGAAAATAAAATGAACTACTATTTTATTGAAAATAGAAATTTCTACGAAAGAGGAAGAGTATATGGAGATTTAGACGAAGATTATCAATATGCTCTATTTTGTGAAGCTACATTAATTTTATTAAAAAATATAAATTTACAAGCAGACATATTACATTGTAATGATTGGCAAACAGGACCTTTACCATATTTCCTTAAAAATAGATATAAACATGATCCTTTTTATTGGGATATGAGAGTAGTTTTTTCAATTCATAACTTAATGTATCAAGGAAGATTTAACAATTATTCTTTTGATAAATTAGGATATTATAGAAATTCCAATTTTCTTAATTTTATGGAAATGGGAATAACTTATGCTGATTTAGTTAATACAGTAAGTCCGAGTTATGCTGAAGAAATTAAATATCCATATTTTGCTGAAGGATTAGAATGGTTAACATCTAATAAAAAAATATATGGAATTTTAAATGGTATTGATTATGAAATATATAATCCTGAAACAAACATAAATATACAAAACTTTAATGTTAAAAATCTTGAAATCAAAAAAGAAAATAAAAGGAAAATTCAAGATATATTTGACTTTAAAAAAGATGAGACTATTCTAATAACTTTAATTTCAAGATTAGTTGAGGGAAAAGGTTTAGATTTAATATCATCAAAAATCGAAGAAATATTAATGCATGATTCGGTACAGGTAGTTATATTAGGTTCTGGATCGAAGTACTATGAGGATTATTATAAATATTTAGAGTATAAATATCCAAATAAATTTAAAGCATATATTGGTTATTCAGAGGAAATGGCTGATTTACTTTATGCAGGATCAGATTTATTCTTAATGCCATCAAGATATGAACCATGTGGTCTATCGCAAATGATAGCTATGAGATATGGAACTATACCTTTAGTTAGGGAAACAGGAGGATTAAGAGATACTGTTAAGCCATTTAATGAATTTACAGAAGAAGGTAATGGTTTCTCATTCAGTAATTTTAATGCAGATGATATGTTAAATACTATAAGATATGCAGAACATATTTATTATGACAAGAAAAAAGAATGGGATAAATTAGTGAAGAAAAATATGCTTATAGATAATTCATGGAACAAATCAGCTAAAGAATATGAAAAAATATATAATTTGGCAAAAATGACACCATAA
- the radA gene encoding DNA repair protein RadA, which translates to MANKKIKYVCTECGNITPKWLGKCPVCESWGTVQEELEIKLPISSKKKDIELTDLTEIKFEKEFRIKTEFSEFDRVLGGGLTQGEVVLITGNPGIGKSTFLLQLSNEYSKSNKVLYISGEESNKQIKERALRIGVNSKSIYLLSETNLENIQSAIDKSKPKVVIIDSIQTIYSELVSSVPGSVSQIRECALKLIEIAKQKDISFYIVGHVTKDGKLAGPKLLEHMVDAVLSFEGDENNYYRIIRSIKNRYGSTNEISIFDMKEDGVEEIKNPSEFFISERDEKNVGSIITTSIEGSRVILFEIQTLSLPLKYGIPKRIIEGYDRNRIEILLAVLSKTLSLDLGNNDIYLNIPGGIVLKDQAADLAIVLSLISTIKNLEISQKIAAIGEIGLRGEVRKVSFIKKRIRELEKLGFKGVYLPKSHQSDFENFDTKLKLSYINNISELVERL; encoded by the coding sequence ATGGCAAATAAAAAAATAAAATATGTTTGTACAGAATGTGGTAATATCACTCCAAAATGGCTAGGAAAATGTCCGGTTTGTGAAAGTTGGGGGACAGTCCAAGAAGAATTGGAAATTAAATTACCAATATCATCAAAAAAGAAAGATATTGAATTAACTGATTTGACAGAAATAAAATTTGAAAAAGAATTTAGAATAAAAACTGAATTTTCGGAATTTGATAGAGTGTTAGGTGGAGGATTGACTCAAGGTGAAGTTGTATTAATTACAGGTAATCCAGGTATAGGTAAATCTACTTTTTTATTACAACTTTCTAACGAGTATTCAAAATCCAATAAAGTACTATATATATCTGGAGAAGAATCAAATAAACAAATAAAAGAGAGAGCACTTCGTATAGGTGTTAACTCAAAATCAATATATTTATTAAGTGAAACAAATTTAGAAAATATTCAATCAGCAATTGATAAATCAAAACCAAAAGTAGTGATAATTGATTCTATACAGACTATTTATAGTGAATTAGTTTCTTCAGTTCCTGGTTCTGTTTCTCAGATTAGGGAATGTGCACTTAAGCTGATAGAAATTGCTAAACAAAAAGATATCTCATTTTATATAGTTGGTCATGTTACTAAGGATGGTAAATTAGCAGGACCTAAATTATTAGAACATATGGTCGATGCAGTATTGTCTTTTGAAGGTGATGAAAATAATTACTATAGAATTATTAGAAGTATAAAAAATAGATATGGCTCAACAAATGAAATCTCTATTTTTGATATGAAAGAAGATGGTGTAGAAGAAATAAAAAACCCATCAGAATTTTTTATTTCAGAAAGAGATGAAAAAAATGTTGGGAGTATTATTACGACATCAATAGAAGGTTCAAGAGTTATACTTTTTGAGATTCAAACCTTATCTTTACCATTAAAATACGGTATACCAAAACGTATAATTGAAGGATATGATAGAAATAGAATAGAAATATTACTTGCTGTACTTTCTAAGACGCTGTCTTTAGATTTAGGAAACAATGATATTTATTTAAATATTCCAGGTGGAATAGTACTTAAAGATCAAGCCGCAGATTTAGCTATAGTTTTATCTTTAATTTCTACTATAAAAAATCTTGAAATTAGCCAAAAAATTGCAGCTATTGGAGAAATTGGATTAAGAGGAGAAGTTAGAAAAGTTTCCTTTATAAAAAAGAGAATAAGAGAATTAGAAAAATTAGGATTTAAAGGTGTTTATTTACCTAAATCTCATCAAAGTGATTTTGAAAATTTTGATACAAAATTAAAACTTAGCTATATTAATAATATTAGTGAATTAGTGGAAAGGTTGTGA
- a CDS encoding acyl carrier protein has product MFDEIKEIILDQLDIESKDITLDSKIVEDFGADSLDLIELSSTIAEKYGFEVSKNEIKEIKTVNDLIKIVEEKRVK; this is encoded by the coding sequence ATGTTTGATGAAATTAAAGAAATTATTTTAGATCAATTAGATATAGAAAGTAAGGATATAACTTTAGATTCAAAAATAGTTGAAGATTTTGGTGCTGATTCTCTAGATTTAATAGAGTTATCTTCAACTATTGCAGAAAAGTATGGGTTCGAAGTTTCAAAAAATGAAATTAAGGAAATAAAAACAGTTAATGATTTGATAAAAATTGTTGAGGAGAAAAGAGTAAAATAA
- a CDS encoding restriction endonuclease subunit S, translating to MLKNVQWGEYKIGDLFESENGDFDIQKKHINNKGTYVITSGVTNNGILGKTDVKSKIFNENTITIDMFGNSFFRKFKYKLVTHARVFSIKPKFKIDFKVGLFISNSFNYLTLKFGYENMCSFEKIKDEKIKLPIKNNQIDFEFMEKYIDELEALHIKKLEAYLVATGLKDYHLTKYDEEILDKFNRLSENLSDRQTDRQTKLD from the coding sequence ATGTTAAAAAATGTTCAGTGGGGCGAATATAAGATTGGGGATTTATTTGAAAGTGAAAATGGGGATTTCGATATACAAAAAAAACATATAAACAATAAAGGAACATATGTAATAACATCAGGAGTAACCAATAATGGAATTTTAGGTAAAACTGATGTAAAATCTAAAATTTTTAATGAAAATACAATAACAATAGATATGTTTGGTAATTCATTTTTTAGAAAATTTAAATATAAATTAGTGACACATGCTAGAGTTTTTTCAATAAAACCAAAATTTAAAATTGATTTTAAAGTAGGATTATTTATATCAAATTCATTTAATTACTTAACTTTAAAGTTTGGGTATGAAAATATGTGTTCTTTTGAAAAAATTAAAGATGAAAAAATAAAATTGCCAATCAAAAATAATCAAATTGATTTTGAATTTATGGAAAAATATATCGATGAACTCGAGGCTTTACACATAAAGAAACTCGAGGCTTATCTTGTTGCAACAGGACTAAAAGATTATCATTTAACAAAATATGATGAAGAAATACTTGACAAGTTTAATAGATTGTCGGAAAATTTATCAGACAGGCAGACAGACAGACAAACAAAATTAGATTAG
- a CDS encoding YjjG family noncanonical pyrimidine nucleotidase produces the protein MYKILLFDLDNTLLDFDQAEENALNQFLKEEGIENIEEFKKFYKVENKKLWEKLEKNLITREELLNTRFYITFKHFGIDKNGKELSDKYTKIIGQQGVEIDGAVELLHKLSKDFEIYAATNGIKQIQENRLKNSKVLKYFKKVYISQELGYSKPSKEFFEAIQKDILFDKKEVLMIGDSLSADIVGANNFGIDSMWFNIKKLENNIKCNPTYVVENFDEILNVLKYCKK, from the coding sequence ATGTATAAAATATTATTATTTGATTTAGATAATACATTGTTAGATTTTGATCAAGCTGAAGAAAATGCACTAAATCAATTTTTAAAAGAGGAAGGTATAGAAAATATAGAGGAATTTAAAAAATTCTATAAAGTAGAAAATAAGAAGCTTTGGGAAAAACTTGAAAAAAATTTAATAACAAGAGAAGAATTGTTAAACACAAGATTTTACATAACATTTAAACATTTTGGAATTGATAAAAATGGTAAAGAATTGTCTGATAAATATACAAAAATTATAGGGCAACAAGGTGTAGAAATTGATGGTGCAGTAGAATTATTACATAAGTTGTCTAAAGACTTTGAAATATATGCTGCAACTAATGGTATTAAACAAATACAAGAAAATAGATTAAAAAATTCTAAAGTATTAAAATATTTTAAGAAAGTCTATATATCTCAAGAATTAGGATATAGTAAACCATCAAAAGAGTTTTTTGAAGCTATACAAAAAGATATATTATTTGATAAAAAAGAAGTATTAATGATAGGTGATAGTTTAAGTGCTGATATAGTAGGTGCAAATAATTTTGGGATAGATTCTATGTGGTTTAATATTAAAAAATTAGAAAATAATATTAAATGTAATCCTACATATGTAGTTGAAAATTTTGATGAAATACTAAATGTCTTAAAATATTGTAAGAAATGA